A part of Acidicapsa ligni genomic DNA contains:
- a CDS encoding YihY/virulence factor BrkB family protein: protein MNDNDTDPLPASKPGVVLAHEINRRGFREFCLRSGTYSLWDLHGISLRTLASRTWKSAQEDRLLDRSAELGFYFFFALFPALFSASSILGLAAKSADLIYDRLLNYLALVIPSSALGTVLDTFNETTAASTPGKITFGLIVAIWSAAIGISAVQDTLNVVCGVRETRSYFVARLYAIRLTIILSAIITLVLTCLFGGDFVARMVYPHADGHLMPMVVSVMARLIGWGIAIILLSLSFAVTYYWAPDIKNRKWRWFTPGAMIGILGWFLASLGLRLYLHYFNTYSITYGSLGVVIILLTWFYITGLMLLLGAEINNELEIAEAVCNASASSL from the coding sequence TTGAACGATAACGATACTGATCCTCTCCCTGCGTCCAAACCCGGCGTGGTACTTGCTCACGAAATTAACCGGCGAGGGTTCAGAGAATTCTGCCTCCGTTCTGGTACATATTCGCTGTGGGATCTGCATGGAATATCTCTCCGGACACTTGCCTCCAGAACGTGGAAATCAGCGCAGGAAGATCGTCTATTGGATCGATCCGCAGAACTCGGCTTTTACTTTTTCTTCGCCCTTTTCCCCGCGCTTTTTAGTGCGAGTTCAATTCTGGGATTAGCTGCAAAATCTGCCGATCTGATCTATGACCGGCTTCTCAATTACCTCGCGCTTGTCATACCATCCTCGGCGTTGGGAACGGTGCTCGATACCTTTAATGAGACCACGGCTGCTTCTACTCCGGGCAAAATAACCTTTGGTCTCATCGTGGCAATCTGGTCGGCCGCTATTGGTATTTCTGCGGTACAAGATACGCTCAACGTTGTCTGTGGAGTACGCGAAACGCGCTCCTATTTTGTAGCCCGCTTATATGCAATCCGACTCACGATTATCCTGAGCGCAATCATCACACTTGTCCTGACATGCCTCTTTGGAGGAGATTTCGTAGCTCGAATGGTGTATCCTCATGCCGATGGTCACCTTATGCCGATGGTAGTAAGTGTGATGGCAAGACTTATAGGGTGGGGAATTGCGATCATTCTGTTATCGCTTTCCTTTGCAGTCACCTATTATTGGGCACCAGACATCAAGAACCGTAAATGGCGTTGGTTTACGCCTGGCGCAATGATCGGCATATTAGGATGGTTTCTGGCATCCCTTGGCCTGCGTCTATATCTCCATTACTTCAATACATATTCAATTACGTATGGCTCGCTGGGGGTCGTGATTATTTTACTTACATGGTTTTATATCACTGGACTCATGCTGCTTCTTGGTGCAGAGATCAACAATGAACTTGAAATCGCCGAAGCGGTGTGCAACGCATCTGCATCATCTTTGTGA
- a CDS encoding POTRA domain-containing protein: protein MLVKNKDRQWKLHGLYWQVLMFLLVAFTLPTGAQNPRPSTEQVPKDSPASTEILSSYEGQKVTAIEIAGRPDISTSQFSPLFIQKAGEPFSKDKIDQTVTSLKAHGHFEEVRLQVDPEADGVRVLMILEPSISFGIFQFPGAEQFSYSRLLQATNFPSEAPFNAEDIERDRQSLLMFFRQEGFFQAEVQPETKLDQPHRLANVLFHVTLKRRAQFGNIVIADATPQQAAILNQSLQTLLARGHGAAIRQGRPYRRSTLSRAVKYLENELAKQDHLGAQVKLAGAEYHADLNRADIHFTVQAGPFTHVQVEGAHLFSWTRKSLLPMYQGISVDDESIQEGKQALISYFQAKGFFDVKVDAQFRNGKSGQIIVYQITKEKKHKVTEVSLHGNTQIASDKLAPHLGVEKSHLFSSGKFSEKLVRSSVKNLEGVYQSEGFSSVHITPTVVNNGADIRVSFQVNEGPRDIVRTLTIDGADTFPESSFAPTGLKLATDKPYSQALVQSDRASVIAHYLQAGYLTASFRQTATIVSKSDPHHIDVVYHIYEGPRVFAGDIVTLGRMKTRQRLIDKDIVSIKSGEPLTETNLLTAESQLYNHTGVFDWAEVDPKRQITTQTKEDVLVRVHEAKRNQITYGFGFEVINRGGSIPSGTVAVPGLPPVGLPPNFTTSQTTFYGPRGTFQYTRNNFRGKGESLSFTGFAGRLDQRGAAYYIDPNFLWSNWRATASVSGERNEENPVFSSQQELGSFQLQRSLDKAHFNTLFLRYSFSQTDLTRIEIPSLVLPEDQHVRLSTLAANLTRDTRDNVLDAHKGILRSMELDFNSTKLGSSVDFTKLTGQLAYYKQGYHNIIFANSIRIGLAQPYGGSRVPLSEAFFTGGGNSLRGFPLDGAGPQRQVKVCSSGSSTDCSFVQVPSGGNELLLINSEARIPLPIKKGLGIVVFYDGGNVFPNVGFHDFTSLYSNNAGLGLRYATPVGPIRVDLGRNLNPTPGIQATQYFISIGQAF, encoded by the coding sequence ATGCTGGTCAAAAACAAGGATCGGCAATGGAAGCTGCATGGATTGTACTGGCAAGTTTTGATGTTTCTGCTTGTCGCCTTCACTCTTCCAACAGGTGCGCAGAATCCAAGGCCATCAACAGAGCAGGTGCCCAAGGATTCCCCAGCGTCAACCGAGATTCTCTCGTCCTATGAAGGACAAAAAGTAACAGCGATAGAAATTGCGGGACGCCCGGATATCTCCACGTCTCAGTTCTCTCCTCTCTTTATACAAAAGGCTGGCGAGCCATTTTCAAAAGATAAAATTGATCAAACGGTAACATCGTTAAAGGCTCACGGACACTTCGAAGAAGTACGCCTGCAGGTCGATCCAGAGGCAGACGGAGTTCGAGTCCTGATGATTCTGGAACCATCCATTTCGTTCGGAATCTTTCAGTTCCCCGGCGCCGAGCAATTCTCGTATTCACGGCTTTTGCAAGCGACCAATTTTCCATCTGAAGCTCCTTTTAACGCAGAGGACATAGAGAGGGATCGCCAAAGCCTATTGATGTTTTTTCGGCAGGAAGGTTTTTTTCAGGCAGAGGTGCAGCCGGAAACAAAACTTGATCAACCTCATCGTCTTGCCAATGTCCTGTTCCACGTGACGCTCAAACGTCGGGCGCAATTTGGAAATATAGTGATTGCCGACGCGACTCCACAACAGGCCGCGATTCTCAATCAAAGCCTTCAGACTCTGCTCGCGCGCGGTCACGGCGCCGCTATTCGACAAGGACGCCCCTATCGCCGATCTACTCTCTCAAGAGCAGTCAAATATCTCGAAAACGAATTGGCTAAACAGGATCATCTCGGAGCACAGGTGAAGCTCGCGGGAGCTGAATATCACGCAGATTTGAATCGCGCAGATATCCATTTCACAGTGCAGGCCGGGCCGTTTACGCATGTCCAGGTGGAGGGAGCTCACCTGTTCAGTTGGACACGCAAATCTCTATTGCCGATGTACCAGGGAATCAGTGTTGATGACGAATCGATACAGGAAGGCAAACAGGCTCTCATATCTTACTTTCAGGCAAAGGGATTCTTCGACGTTAAGGTTGACGCGCAATTTCGGAATGGTAAATCCGGTCAGATCATCGTTTACCAGATCACGAAAGAAAAAAAACATAAAGTTACAGAGGTAAGTTTGCATGGAAATACCCAGATCGCTTCAGACAAACTTGCGCCGCATCTTGGAGTCGAAAAGTCTCACTTATTTTCTTCGGGAAAGTTCAGCGAAAAACTTGTGCGCTCAAGCGTAAAAAATCTTGAAGGCGTCTACCAATCCGAAGGCTTCAGTAGTGTTCACATCACACCCACTGTAGTAAACAATGGAGCAGATATCCGGGTATCTTTTCAGGTGAATGAGGGGCCGCGCGATATTGTAAGAACACTCACGATTGACGGCGCAGACACTTTTCCTGAGTCCAGTTTCGCCCCGACTGGGTTGAAGCTCGCAACCGATAAACCCTACTCACAAGCGCTGGTTCAATCCGATCGCGCAAGCGTTATTGCTCATTACTTACAAGCCGGATATTTGACAGCGAGCTTTAGACAAACAGCAACGATAGTATCGAAGAGCGATCCACATCATATCGATGTGGTATATCACATTTATGAGGGTCCGCGCGTCTTCGCTGGAGATATTGTGACTCTCGGCCGCATGAAGACAAGGCAACGATTGATTGACAAAGATATCGTCTCCATCAAGAGCGGAGAGCCTCTCACCGAAACAAACCTATTGACGGCGGAGAGTCAGCTTTACAACCATACCGGCGTGTTTGATTGGGCAGAGGTCGATCCGAAACGCCAGATCACGACGCAGACTAAAGAAGATGTTCTCGTAAGGGTGCATGAAGCCAAACGAAATCAGATCACATATGGTTTTGGATTTGAAGTGATCAATCGTGGCGGAAGCATTCCGAGCGGAACAGTTGCTGTTCCTGGTCTGCCGCCAGTCGGACTGCCTCCTAATTTTACGACCAGCCAAACGACATTCTATGGGCCGCGAGGAACATTTCAATATACGCGTAACAACTTTCGAGGCAAGGGCGAATCACTTTCCTTCACTGGATTCGCGGGAAGACTCGATCAACGCGGGGCGGCTTACTATATCGATCCAAATTTTCTATGGTCGAACTGGAGAGCAACTGCATCTGTATCAGGGGAGCGCAACGAAGAAAATCCAGTGTTCTCTTCGCAACAGGAGTTAGGGAGTTTTCAGCTTCAGAGAAGTTTAGACAAAGCGCATTTCAACACGTTGTTTTTACGTTATAGCTTTAGCCAGACAGATCTAACTCGAATTGAAATTCCATCCCTGGTCTTACCAGAAGATCAGCATGTTCGTCTTTCTACGCTGGCCGCCAACCTGACTCGCGATACACGCGATAATGTTCTCGACGCGCACAAGGGTATTTTGCGATCGATGGAGCTTGATTTCAATTCGACAAAACTGGGCTCAAGCGTTGACTTCACAAAGCTGACTGGGCAGCTCGCTTACTACAAGCAGGGCTATCACAACATCATCTTTGCTAACAGCATTCGGATTGGCCTAGCTCAACCGTACGGTGGCAGTAGAGTGCCGCTGAGTGAGGCTTTCTTCACCGGTGGAGGTAATAGCCTTCGTGGTTTTCCATTAGATGGCGCCGGGCCTCAACGGCAGGTTAAGGTTTGCAGCAGCGGGTCGAGCACCGATTGTTCCTTCGTCCAGGTGCCAAGTGGCGGCAATGAACTTCTTTTGATCAATTCGGAAGCACGCATTCCTCTGCCTATTAAAAAAGGTCTTGGTATTGTTGTGTTCTACGATGGCGGAAATGTATTTCCCAATGTTGGATTTCATGACTTCACGTCTCTCTATTCCAACAACGCCGGCCTGGGGCTACGCTATGCAACGCCTGTAGGGCCGATTCGAGTTGACCTGGGACGCAATCTCAATCCCACTCCTGGAATCCAGGCAACGCAATATTTCATCAGCATTGGACAAGCGTTCTGA